One Helianthus annuus cultivar XRQ/B chromosome 7, HanXRQr2.0-SUNRISE, whole genome shotgun sequence genomic region harbors:
- the LOC110866883 gene encoding uncharacterized protein LOC110866883 — translation MSKGNNNDPVPTSTEQMKEIIAEEVGKAIEGSLSGFIEKIQSTVLSLVEERVKRLEDTVNLMKDKTGERKGCSYKEFMACKPPIYNGEVDPIICERWISDVEGVFERTHCDVGDFVAYGTGQMRNQAKDWWDKKKKEMGAEAARVMTWDEFKVPFLKHHSPKAVINRIKEEFIQLRQKGETIDKITGIFMDKLRFCDELVTTEEQKIYYYYNMLSAEYQEFMTPSKYETLTEIINTAREREIELKKQVERGERRAHDVNPSPIKKARTGESGKKVDVKDGSPSCKVCGKGHKGECRFKDKPCPICNKTGHTASLCPGKVSLCYNCYQPGHKKSECQT, via the coding sequence atgtcgAAAGGGAACAATAATGATCCGGTGCCgacaagcaccgaacaaatgaaagaaatAATTGCCGAGGAAGTAGGAAAGGCAATTGAAGGCAGTCTATCCGGGTTTATAGAAAAGATTCAAAGCACGGTGTTGTCGCTCGTAGAAGAACGAGTTAAAAGGTTGGAGGATACTGTCAACCTTATGAAAGACAAAACTGGAGAACGTAAAGGGTGCTCATATAAAGAattcatggcgtgtaaaccgccaatctaTAACGGGGAGGTTGACCCGATAATTTGCGAAAGATGGATAAGTGATGTTGAAGGAGTGTTTGAACGAACCCATTGTGACGTAGGTGACTTTGTTGCTTACGGAACGGGTCAAATGAGAAatcaagccaaggattggtgggataagAAAAAGAAGGAAATGGGAGCCGAAGCGGCGAGGGTTATGACTtgggacgagtttaaggtaccattccttaaacacCACAGTCCCAAAGCGGTTATTAACAGAATCAAAGAAGAATTCATCCAGCTGAGACAAAAGGGTGAAACAATCGATAAGATCACGGGCATCTTCATGGATAAGCTCAGATTTTGTGACGAGTTAGTCAccactgaagaacaaaagatatattACTATTACAACATGCTGAGTGCTGAGTATCAGGAATTTATGACTCCGTCAAAATACGAAACCCTCACGGAGATTATCAACACCGCCCGGGAACGGGAAATCGAGTTAAAGAAACAAGTGGAAAGAGGTGAGCGAAGGGCACAtgatgtgaatccaagccctatAAAGAAAGCCCGAACGGGAGAATCGGGAAAGAAGGTGGATGTTAAAGATGGGTCGCCAAGTTGTAAAGTCTGCGGGAAGGGACACAAGGGGGAATGTCGATTCAAAGACAAGCCATGCCCCATATGTAATAAGACGGGGCACACGGCCTCGCTATGCCCGGGAAAAGTATCACTTTGCTACAATTGCTATCAACCCGGCCACAAAAAGTCCGAATGCCAGACTTAG